In Nicotiana tabacum cultivar K326 chromosome 17, ASM71507v2, whole genome shotgun sequence, one DNA window encodes the following:
- the LOC107762712 gene encoding protein TRIGALACTOSYLDIACYLGLYCEROL 2, chloroplastic, translating to MMAGNSLVHVSTNSTVFPIIPSRRNVLGDRLLCVRTPMRPKNQTFSVKAMSANTGHSQEQEQQPASSSEQKGPLSMILDVPRNIWRRTMRPLSDFGFGRRSIWEGGVGLFIVSGTVLLALSLVWLRGFQLRSRFRKYLAVLQFEQACGICTGTPVRIRGVNIGNVIRVNPSLRNVEAVVEVEDDKIIIPRNSLVEVNQSGLIMETMIDITPRDPIPVPSVGPLHPDCAKEGLIICDRQKIKGYQGVSLDALVGIFTRLGREAEEIGLSNAYALAERVLSVVEEARPLLTKIQAMAEDVQPLLADVRDSGLLKEVESLTRSLTLASEDIRRVHSTVMTPENTELVRKSIYTLVFTLKNIESISSDIMGFTGDEATRRNLKVLIKTLSRLL from the exons atgatGGCTGGAAATTCTTTAGTCCATGTATCAACAAATTCTACTGTGTTTCCTATCATACCCAGTAGAAGAAATGTGTTGGGGGATCGTTTGTTGTGTGTAAGAACACCAATGAGGCCTAAAAATCAAACCTTTAGTGTAAAGGCAATGTCTGCGAATACGGGTCATAGCCAAGAACAAGAGCAACAACCTGCATCATCTTCCGAGCAAAAAGGTCCGCTTTCTATGATTTTAGATGTTCCAAGGAATATTTGGAGGCGAACAATGCGGCCATTGAGTGATTTTGGGTTTGGAAGGAGGAGTATCTGGGAAGGTGGGGTCGGGTTGTTTATTGTTTCGGGTACAGTGTTGTTGGCACTCAGCTTGGTTTGGTTGAGAGGGTTTCAGTTGCGGTCTAGGTTCAGGAAGTATTTGGCTGTGCTTCAGTTTGAGCAGGCTTGTGGCATTTGCACTGGCACGCCTGTTAGAATCAGAGGAGTGAATATTGGTAATGTGATTCGAGTCAATCCCTCCTTGAGAAATGTTGAAGCTGTTGTTGAG GTTGAAGATGACAAGATAATAATTCCTCGAAACTCATTAGTTGAGGTGAACCAATCTGGTCTTATCATGGAAACGATGATTGATATTACACCTCGAGATCCAATCCCAGTACCTTCTGTAGGGCCCCTGCATCCGGATTGTGCTAAAGAGGGTCTGATAATTTGCGACAGGCAAAAGATAAAAGGATATCAAGGGGTTAGTTTAGATGCATTGGTTGGAATATTCACTCGTCTTGGCCGTGAGGCAGAAGAAATTGGTTTGTCCAATGCCTATGCGCTGGCCGAGAGAGTTCTATCTGTTGTTGAGGAGGCTCGGCCATTGCTTACAAAG ATTCAAGCCATGGCTGAGGATGTCCAACCTTTACTAGCTGATGTTCGTGATAGTGGCTTACTGAAGGAAGTTGAGAGTTTGACGAGAAGTTTGACACTAGCTTCTGAGGATATAAG GAGAGTACACTCCACGGTCATGACTCCTGAGAACACTGAATTGGTACGGAAGTCCATATATACGCTGGTCTTCACCTTGAAGAATATTGAG AGCATTAGCTCCGATATTATGGGATTCACTGGCGATGAAGCTACTAGGCGCAACTTGAAAGTGCTTATCAAAACACTAAGCAGGTTATTGTAA